In Plasmodium coatneyi strain Hackeri chromosome 4, complete sequence, the genomic window CACACTGGAATGTACTTGTGTGTGCTTTCCACACAATTGCACACGCCAGAGAAGGTCACTTCCCCCAGACACTACACCGAAACCGTACCAGTTGTAAATGTAGACTTGCTTCTTCGGCTTCCCAATTAGGGTAGACTGTTCCTCAATAAATGAAAGCGTGTCAAATCCGTACTCCAGGTGCCCAAAGACCACCTGCGGGGAATGAACAAATCAATCGATTAACATGATTTCGAGaaatttctcaaaaaaaagaaaaaaaaaaaaaaacaccttaGGGCTATCCCCTCCCACTCACATGCTTCTTATCCAACCAAGGGCAACTTTTAAAGGttacaaaaaattgggaGTTATTTGTATGTTTGATCCTCGTCTGGCACATGGACAACACACCTGCAGGTAGTGGGGGTGGGGGAAATGTAAGCAAGCGTTCGATGGGTACAGATATGTAAACATCCCTACGTgggaataataaaatgaggAAGTTTCTACGAATATGTAATATGtagcgaaaaaaattccatccACGGAATGACCCTTAAATCAAGTGTCATCCGTTTTGCGccattttgttcgtttttcctCCCGTTGGACCTCTTTTCGAATGACGGTAGATGAACTTCTCGTTTCGGAAGTACTGTCCATATATGGACTCCCCGCCAAAGCCGTTCCCAAAATTGAAGTCCCCTCCTTGGAACATCTGAAAACAGGGGAGGAGGGTGCAAAGTACACATAACGTGCGTATTTTTGGATAGACGCACTGAGGtcaacatatacatacaaatcaGTAGGGGGAGGTTTACACAAGTGCACCTTCAGTCGCTATATTTTTGTCGTAGCAATTTTTGGTGCCTTACGAAATCTGTGACAATTCTATGAATGGGGGAGTTCTTGTACCAGCGCGGTTTCAGGTAGTAGCCCAGACCTGTCTCACCttcgaatgaaaaaaaaaaaaaaaaatctgctaaatggaagaataaaaCGATTTACACcaacttctttcttcttaaaagaTCCGTTCCCCCGGTGAGGTAATCACCTGTGCAGAGGCAGCGAAAATTTTCACAGGTGATTGGTAACTTATCCATGAACAGCTGCAAAGGTGGGAAAAGGAGACCCTCATTAGTTATGCTTCCAATTGGGGAGGTGCGTGGTTttcgcccatttttttcttcccccattttttctttcttcgaTCTGTTTTTTGGGGCTGCCCCTTCTGGTTAACTCCTGGCTCACCTCAAATATCAGCCTTCCAGCGTTCCTGCCCCCTATGGCAACGTCCAAATAAACGCGGGGGTTCGGTATCTTCATCTTCCTTAAAGGTGGGGGCGCTCACAAGGAATGCGTTTCATCTTATCAACCCAGAGGTGTTTAAAGAAACAGTTCGATTAATCTTTTCACTTTCACTATTTTATGTATAACGCGGACTTCAGTGTGATgccccctattttttttttttttttcttaactgttaaatttttctttattcgcAAGATCTGCTTCATCCAATCAGACGTTAATATGGAGGAGCGCACATATCTACATTATAACTTCCCCATGGGTACTAAAAATGTGCATCCCCTATGACTTACATGTTGCACCACTTTGgcaaattattttccccgtTTAACGGGTCAGTGTATAGCACAACGGAAACGGGGTAGAGCGATCATTTGCAAGTGTACACATAACACCATTAGatgtgtacacaaaaaagtaCTCATGTGCACACATCTGGTGCTCCCGCTTTTATAAcaattttgaacaaattCTATGCTTTACATGGTCGGGGAAAATCCCACTTTTAACACCACCACTATCCCTGCGAACTTCTAAAAGGGGAACGTCGTACAAGCATAGTCGTTCTTATGGTTTCGAATGTTAATTAACACTTTTGTGTTAAGTGTATgatggggaaaacaaaaaatagcagagttaaaaaaagaaaaaactcaaAGGCgatttactaaaaaaaacattcttTATAGTTACAGGTATGGGCACCACTTACTAAATGTTAATGTACAGAACTAGGAATACATCCGTCTGCAGTTCTACACGGGGGAAAAAGTGGCGCATGCTGGGACCGCATCTACTGAGCGGTCAAACGGAGATGAAAAgctacaaaaataaatgcataatACTAGATTAGTGGATGCACATGCTAGACAAGTATATCACTATGCAATAAGAAGATACTAATAGCTTCCCGCCACCCGCGCTGTGCCTGTGAAGGTgctacaaaatttttacacaaaaacTGTCGTAGAGGAAATTACTCAAACGAGCAATAAACAAATTTGAATAATTCTGCTCACACTTGGACAAAACATACATCTGATTGAAGTAGAAATAAATGAGCGAATTGAAATAATCCAGGAAGGACGTTATATTCGTATTGTAAAAAAACTGCTTGGTGAAAAATTTCACCGTGGATAGACACAAGTGCCACTGGTAGTACTTTACTTGATCTTCGTCTTCGCTAATACTACTCTGCAATTCGTGAAGCAGAACATTCGGCTTACACACGTTGAACAGAAAGCGGAAGTACAGATTCGTAACCTCCTCCGTGCGTATCACCCTTCCGTTAATCTCCACGTCAACAGAAAGggtaataaattttttgattaactttttaaatgaaaaggaaaagtcctttttatttttctgcttaataaaattatagTCCCTATTTGCAATGTCCAAATATTCCAATAAATTCTGCAACCCCGTATTTACAACATTTTTGCTGAAAAATTCCTCCAACTTGATATTATTGCttagcacatttttaaacaaaGTAATGTAGAGGACAAATTTGAACAGAAGACGAACAATACTATAGTGGATATTTTtcaaactttttttatttctcaatttttttattggtaCTTTTCCCttgtaaaatttaaaaaaatatttcataaaACTGATGTCGTGCAAATAAATGCCAAACAGAATGATCatcacttttttaatttccctcAAAATCATGTTAAAATAATCTGTTATTACGTGTAGCCCGCAACTTTTACCCAACATGTCTGAATAAATATAcgtttcatattttttcacgtTATCTCCTGCTGTTAATTTTCTCGTCAAGGCGCTAAAGACGGAATTGCCCACGTTAATGAATACTTTATTTAAAAAGCTGACTTTTTCAAACcccataatattttttacatttttaaaaaaaaggccaaaaATGTTGCTCATTAGTTCGTTTAACTTCTTATCGATAAAGTAATTTAGCAAAAAGACATTTCTGTGATTAATTGAAATATTGTACgttctttcattttcgtttACATAAATTTCTCTCTGTTCAACTTTCCTCGTGATATTCTGaatggcgttttttttttcactgcaTAAATATCTGTATAATCTGTATAGGGAAAAATTCGCCTCGCCTCTCTTTCTCACCTTTTCCATGTTACACTTGGATAACTCCTTGTGCAGGTAGTATATGCTATTATAATTgatcgttttttcttttttcagcACTTTGGTTATCTTACCCAGGTATACAACCATGCACGTGTTGTGCCATTTCCACAGGGACGCtggtttcttcttcctgccACAAGGGGTGTGTTTATTTGTGACGTTACCGCTCCCTGTCGTTTCGACACTTGCGTCTCCTTCgctgtttccttccccattaaCATTAATCTTGTAAATATCCTGCACCTGCCCAGTGGACCTCTTCTCCCTTTGTCCCTTTGACAGATTCAAAAATTGGTTGCACTCATCTATGTTGATGCTGAACAAATTTCCCTGCTTCCCAATGTTGAACTCGTTACCTAGCATGTCTGCCTgcttgttaaaaaaatagtgaaaattttgcataCTGTTGTCGTGCTGTTCGTCTACTGAGCACCTAACTCTGTTGGAATACAGCTCGATAAAAAGTTCGTTCGATATGCTTCcgctttttaatttattttttccattggcCAATTTTTGGTAGTAACAGAACAACCCATACAAATCCACCATACGCACATTTCgaggcaaataaaaaattacatttctTGTTAACTTTATGGATTCCCTCAAACAGGAATATACAGATAATTTCTCCCCTGGGTAATCTaacttaaaatatttttcctttttgtatgaGGGTCCTCCCCACGGGATGCTCAGAAAAACTACATCGATGGTATTCTCCCTAAATGAATTTactatattaaaaaaatcacacaCAATAAAATCTACGTTGTTATTATAAAATTTACAATTATGTTGGCATTCCTTTACCCGCTTAAGTTCGATGTCTGAGGAGATGGTGAAAACGTGAGACATATTTAGGCTATTTCCTCCCGCCCCGCAAAACGGGTCCAGGTAAATTAGCACTTTGTCTGACTCCCCCTGTGTCGTCGGTACTTCTTCCAGTTGGgcctcttctgcttccttCTCACCAAGCAGCGGCTCCCCGGTGTCTTCCCTCACCAACACATTTTCATTGTAAcgccttctcttcctttcacaGAAAAGTATCCCCTTGTCCCTTCTAACCCTTGGCCTCCTCCTAAGTACCTTTTTCCCCACTGGTACTATGCTACGCCCGATATTCTTCGCAATGTGCTCTGGGGTCATGGAGTAAATCATATCCGTGTCTATGATAAAACACCTGTCCCTATTTACTGTTgccattattttattatttctcactaaattttttttcctcgcaTAGTAATTTATCGAAAAGTAATTAATCACCTCATTTTCGTgcaaattaaatttttccacattttgaaATAATACGGGCATCCTAAATTTATACGTGTGTTTTAATAATTCCCAGCTTCTGAGAGAACTTAGCTCTCTGGCTGAGCTATctgtttttttgtaatttttttttggctccGTTTTGTCATATAAATGAATTTTCCTCACAACCTGTAGGAAGTTGTTTCGTATTTCATTGTTTATgagttcttcttcctccaactCCAACACTGTGTAGTAACTCGGGTGAACCAGGAAGCATAGGTTCAAGGTTTTATCGCTGTCTCGGGGGTCGTTGAAATTTTTGTACCTTCTTCGAATCATCTTGTTATCGCCTCACGGGGTTACGTTGTGTTGGTCGGTAAGCTGACGTGTCCACTTGGGTAAGCTAACCGATAAGCTGATCAGCTGATCATCCCAGCGCGGCTCCCCAACAGATTGACACGCAAGcgactttttttctcttttcttcctgctcGCCCATTTGCCCACTCTATGCTAACTCtgcccttttccttttttcattacaaGCGAACGGGGAAAACTGCAAAAACTTGGCAACCCTTGGgtatgaaaaataaatttattttacaaaaaaaaaagtaagggaTCCCAAACTGGGTATACATTAATCACATATAGAGGCATGTTCAAACCCACAACGatgtttacaaaaaaaaaaacgattattattatgttctcatttttttcttacatttttaataacaagtaaaaaattttcctttcttacaactaatttactttttctctttttttttttcggggTTGGGGGCATAtacgaaaaagaacaatCGTCCCCAATTTTGTTTAAATGAGAGCACACGATGTTATATTTCTGTGGAAAAaagtttcaaaaaaaaaaaaaaaaaagaacggcGCACATTTACCATttacgtgttttttttctttttctttttttgttcttaccACTACGGTTATGTAACGTCATGCGCTGGACGAGGGTCACGTGCGTAGTTGCATATGCTCACGTGTTAAGCCGTTTTTTggaaagaacgaaaatgCATAaacgtatgtatacatgcaaacatatatgtaagcatatatatatatgtcataTATACACGCCGCAAAACCACACGGTTGCAGTTGAAggtacacatttttgcacGATTAGTTCTGCCATGCAGAAGCAAAGGTGTGTCTGATGGTAAAGCAAATAGAGGCTTTTCACCCGCCGTGATACGCAttccacattttaaaaaaggatacTTAAACGAATGGCTGCACATGTTCACGCAAAATTTGGCAAAGCGTCAACACGTCAACGTGTCTAcgcgacaaaaaaaaaaaaaaaaaaaataataaataaaataattacatatataattcgatatataattatgtaaaCAAATCAACAGTTACACGCACGACTAATTCAATCCCGTTGGGTCGAAAATACGATCAACAGGGCACGTAATCATCTAAGCACATTCCAAAGCTTCTCATTTcgcctttttcccctttcccttttgcacaAAATTATGCTTCGTAGCCGGTTTTAACTCCTTCAAATCTGGGGTCGAATTTGTTATAATGCAGTTTCCCAGTTCGTCCACCtgcacgtaaaaaaaaaaaaaaaaaaaaaaaaaatgagagatgCCCATGTGAGCATCCATTTAAGTCCATTTCGCTCAGATCCATACGCTTACAGCAAAGTTTGCTTAATCAATAGGAGGCACTCATTTGTTACACATCCAAATGTACCATATGGcccatttggaaaatattACGAATAAAAATGTGGCAACAGAAGCGGGGCAATTGCTCATAAAAAAGAGACAACTGCGCAGGGTTTATTTGCCCCCCTCTGTTAATGCAACACGTTAAATAAGATCCCCTCTCATCGTAGTAAAGTAAAAAGCTGGGTGGATAAAATTTATTGTTGCCATACCGATATATTTTTGATGagctccttttccttttcttcggTTGACATTTTCAGGAAGTATGAAATGCACGATTCGGcaaccttcccctttttggcatTTCCGGGGACCAGTTTCACCTTATACTTTTGATTCTACAAAAGGTACGAGggaggaacaacaaaaaaaaaaatgataaccaTGTGGTTACGCCGCATAGTTTGACACCCACATTCACTTTCTGCCAAACGGCTGGTGGATTATTACCTGAATGGCTGAATAAGGCGCACACATCGGAATTGCAAATACCAAGTTATCTCCTTCCTTTGGGGTGCACACCAATTTCTTTAATTCGCTCATTTTGTCCTACGAAGGAGGGGAGGAAGTTGGTTTTCGTTTGAAGTCTTGTTCACGCTACAAACGTGCGTCCATCGGGGTTCCCCCTATTTCCCCCTCAAAGGGATTCGctaaatgtgtgcacacacgcacatatatatatgtatacatatttatgtatttttttttgtaccttcatttcttcctcatttattTCCTCAAAATTGATGGTGACTTCTTTGGGGCTCttatatttgttttcctGTTCCACGGCCTTACTCTCCAGCTTCTCTACTTTTGCCTTCTCCATCTCGTGCTTCATCTGCAAAAGGGGGtttccaaaaatttgcatCAACAGTCGCGGGGAAAAGCAAATGATAAACGGAACGACGTGGTAACATCATAATGCAAAAGAGGAATACACACTTTACACACACTCAGTTGCATGCGTATGTtcgtccccctttttcgctAACCTTTCTTGCCCCAATTATCTTCATGTGTAGCTGCCTTTCCTCCTCGTCGTCATCCTGTTCGCggtactttttcttcatccgtttctttttcgttcttGCTCCTCTTAACAGGTGCACACAACtctgaaataaaaaaaaaaaaaaaaaaaaaaaattggatatATATTTGCTTCGTTGAACGTTCGCACGTTCCCCCTTTGTTGCCATTTTGCCGCTTCATTAccttatcctttttttggtCCTTCACAGTTCCGTTGTTAACAgaaatattttgttctttcatgTCATTCTTTTTGGCCTTATTTTCACTCTGCTTATTTGAAttatttccacattttccccccccattctttgcttcctcttcataacttcccttttcattatttcctttttccccacgTTTATTTCCACTGGATGGTACGTTTTCATCGTGGCTATCATCACTGTCACTGTTTTCTCCATCCCCATCCGTTTGGTCATCGCTGTCCGATTCGTTGCTCTCATCCGATTGATTGCTCTCATCCGATTGATTGCTCTCTTCCGATTCTTCGCTTTCCTCATAACATCCtccttcatcatcatcctcatcatcgtcacCATTTTCGTCGtcgaaaattttcttcccttctggtGCCACCCCTGCGTCACTACTTCCGTCTTGGGCATCCTCATCGTCCTCCCCTTCCACATCCTCCAGCAGCTTGCTCAAATCCATTTTGACAAAACCAGTTGCTTTACGAGTTCTTGCCGGTCTGGAAAAGCTCACcggttcttcttccttcacggAAACAGATTTTCCACCCTCCGGAGTGaaggtaacttttttttcctttttatcatttcttGGGGTCGTGTCAGTGGCAGCCACAAATtgtgtttccattttttctgtgtcctccttcccttcatcAGATTTTTCTTCTAGATCTATCTCCTCCAACAATTTGCTAACATCCATTTTGACGAATCCTGTTGGCTTGCGCGACCTAACCGGCCTGGGCGCACTCGCCgattcatttttctccccttgcACATACACATCCTCGTAATTGAAGgacacgttttttttcttcaaatcgGTTCTAAATGCACCCTCGGAGATAGTTACCTTTGGCGTCTCCTTCTTATGTTCCTCCTCTGCATTGAAACCATTCAGATGATCCACATGGCTCACTCCTTCCGTATCGCCAGAAACCCCCCCTGAGTCAGCTACATCAGCTGGATCAGTTGCAGCAGAAGCACATGCCTCGTCGgacttttcttcattctctATCTCCTCCAATAACTTGCTCATATCCATCTTAACATAACCTGTGGGTTTTCGTGTCCTCACTGGCCTGGGCACTTTGAGCGACTCTTGCCTTTCGACGTAGATGTGTTCATCCTCAGAACTGAAagatacacttttttttcttgtgttaGATCTACGCGGACTTTCGCAGAACgtcacatttttctgttcccgTGTTAAACCCTCCTCTCCGTCCTCCTTAAATGCGATATTTGAACAACCTACAGGGGTTACCTCCGTTACGGCGTTCCCTTCACTCACTTCACTTGCCTCCCCCGTATCCTCAAAACTGTGCTCACTCTCTATCTGCTGCAACAATTTGGTAACATCCATTTTGACGAATCCTGTTGGTTTGCGTGACCTCACTGGTCTAGGCGCATTCAACGGGGattgtttttcttcaccaACGGAGTCATCCTCGGACGTAAAGGTGACACTCTTCTTCTCACCCTTTCTCTCCCCCGCTTTGAAAAGTGCAACTTTGGCGGGTGTGCCTGTCCCCTCGGTTGCGTCtacccccccttcttcctcctcgtctATCTCCTGAAGCAGCTTACTCACGTCCATCTTTACAAACCCCGTACCCTTGCGCGATCGTGTGGGTCTCACCAATTTGGGACCGTCACCATCATCCCCTACAAAGGAAactttctttgttttctccccctcttcGTAACACTCTCTCTTCTCCTCATGGCTACTTACCGACGATGGGGTGACCATTCCCACCTTTACCTTCTTACCCGACTCGGAACCATTTGAGTCCTCATCTTTGAAGGTCACAGGGGGCGCCCCGTACACCATGCAATcgacaaaaataaatgggatccttctttccccttcaaaCAAATAATCCTTCACACGGTTGCTGCTAAGCTGCTCGGGGGACCCTCCAttcataaaccctgaagaaaaaaacttcttCAATTCCATCCCATTACTGACCATCCTCGTACAACCCCCCAACCCTTTAAACGGTTTATCATGCCTACGCGTGCACACCATATCTGGGATGCCTTTCAAATATAAACTGAGCCACGTGTAACTGCCCTTCTGCGCAAACCCTTTatgtgtgacaaaaaaagttacaacaCCTTTTAACCTTCTGAAAAATGGGCGAAAAATACCCCCCCCCAACGATGTGTGCTCCTTCGAAACGTGGTAATAATTATCCAGAAAGAAATACATACAAAAGTTGAAAATTATGACCAGCAACCTTTTGTAAGTCCTCTTCAAAGCGGTGCACATGCCGCACTCTGATAAGTGCCCATTTCTGCTACGCATGAGGGATTTGAAGACTCCTCTATATTTATGTTCATCGGACCACAAATTGGAAACCACCCACCTTAACAACCCTTTCACATAAACATAATCGTAACTGTATGCGATTcctaatttttccaaaatgggaaagaccCGATCGAACTTTTTCTCAAAATTATGTTTCAACagattttttctatttctacCCGGACCGAAGAAGCCAACAAAACGGTTGTATAAAtgtctcttcttcctttcacacCTTTTTAAATGCCCCCTACATGGCACATTTGGCGCAACGCAACTATTCACACAGTTCACATTCTTTGTACCTTCTGGGGAATCTTGCAATTCGAAGAACCTGTTCGATGCTGAAGAGGAGCTACCCTCACCGGACCTACTACCACTGTTGTGCGGCTGCCTACCCTTACTAAGAAATGTCCCATGGATGAAGCTTCCTTCCATTGGACCGGTGTAAGGATTACCAGATTGGATGCAACCCCCTCCGGTGCAGTTATCCATAGGAACATGCTTCATAACGCCATTCCCTACAACTTCGTGATCACCATCCCTGTTCGCCTTCTCCCCATCATTTTCAAAGCTCCTTTGCGTGTCGTCCAAATTGTTCTCCTCATTATTTTCCAGCAGCGCATTGTCCACCtgaaaaattatacacaGTCCCATTTCCAGCTTCACATGCGGCAAGtagttcttcttcccccttattACAAACGACCCCGTTTTTAAGTATTCCCCCGTCGGAGCCGATTTACTAACTTGATGATAGTGCACCCACCAAGCAGAagtaataattttattattccaAGCAGAACTTCTacaaatggctagctggcCAGCCTCCGACAGAGTCTTCTCCGGAATGGGAATGTCCTTATGCGGATTTTTGATAATACAAGTAGAAGCGCCATGAATATCTGCATGCACATAAACATCATTCTTTTGGAAATACCTCCTAAATAATATTTCATTCTGTAGAGCGTCCCTCCCCGCAATGACTAAATAATTTTCCGACGAGATAAACCAGTGGAACTTTTCAAACCAGTAGACTTTTCTTAACTTTTGAATTTGACCAACTGTCTTGttatgttttcccttttgtttattttctttttcttttttttttttctccactttttttacggCAAAGTTGGTGGatattttcgttttcctAATCTTCTCTTCTGCCTTCTTTCGCAGCTTCTGATAATCTTCTACATTTCCATAAACAGAGTTGTTTAAATTTATCGTAACAGGGAACCTGCTGCTTGTTGCAGCCTCCCTGTTGGACGCTTTTCCCTCTAactgttcttcattttccccaCTGGAGGAGGGGTCATCGCTTCGTTGTTCATCCCCCTCCCCATCATCTAATAGCAACTCCATTTCGCAGTTGTTAAAATTGACTGAGCTAATCCGCAGTGCTATGGGATGATTCTGCTTCTTAAAAAGTTTAATATGATcccaaattttttcccaattggCATTCGTCGCCACGGCGGCACGCATTAACTGTATGGCTTGCTCTACCAATTCGTCGTTCATTTGAATgagagaaatttttttcttcaacgaACTGACCTCCTTCTCTAACTGTTCGATTCTCCTCTCATGGTCTAACTTaattttatccattttggtAAGAGATTTTTTAACCTTAATCACTTCCTGCTGTTTGTCATACTTGGACAATTCCATTTTACTAAAATAGGTGTCTACGCATTTGTTAAAATCATCAAAATGGACGACCTCcagtttattttcctccactttatttttatgattGTTCAGAATAATTGGGGAAAACTCCGTAAATGTGAcctcttcaccatttttgtCTTCCCCACCATCGGTTTTATTCTTCTCCGCTTTTGTCCCctgttcacattttgcacCACCCTTTAAGGCAAATCCGTAGCCCTTTACACAACTCCCTTCGCTGCTAAAACTGTTCAGCACGGATAGCGCCTCATTTATCGCTTTGAGCAAAATCTGGCTTAAGTCACTCAAGCTGTATTTCTCCAACGAATCGGAAGGATTCACATCACATGCAATTAACGAATGGACAATTAGATCACTATGGGCAAACACAATAAGCTTGCTAGCTAAATCAGTCAACGTTTTAAGCTTCTTcatctttttacttttctcaTTATCGCTACAAATGGGggtgctcatttttttattcgacTTGTTATTCAAACTTGCCGACTTTTTATCGTCCACATGTTTGGCGCTTTTCAATTTGGCGTTGTTTTTGcccttattttttgcttcttcctcaaTGCCGTTCTTtacacttccctttttgctgACTGTGGCATTTTCGTTTACACCCTTGCCGCGTTCACCCAAAATCGATTTACTTTGTGTCAACGCAAAGTTCTTGTCCTCCACGTGGCCATTTTGAAACTCATGCGAAATTGAGGCAATACCCCCCTCATCAACTA contains:
- a CDS encoding Peptidyl-prolyl cis-trans isomerase, translated to MKIPNPRVYLDVAIGGRNAGRLIFELFMDKLPITCENFRCLCTGETGLGYYLKPRWYKNSPIHRIVTDFMFQGGDFNFGNGFGGESIYGQYFRNEKFIYRHSKRGVLSMCQTRIKHTNNSQFFVTFKSCPWLDKKHVVFGHLEYGFDTLSFIEEQSTLIGKPKKQVYIYNCGVIPLDRIKPKSQATSEDDYVIPDIEMPLLERDIHFNENADFSELKNMYKYSKRV